One genomic window of Elaeis guineensis isolate ETL-2024a chromosome 2, EG11, whole genome shotgun sequence includes the following:
- the LOC105055821 gene encoding rRNA-processing protein EFG1 isoform X2: MAHGGYARRRVEERRPLSRRSKGIGFDKKRKKHKSVSLKNQIRSAERLLRKDLPAEIRQAQEKKLEELKKHQEIQSRLSIERKIQLRDRKIKFFERRKIERMIRRLEKQQRTSSDHTSEGKISDQLSKLREDLEYVRFFPKTEKYVSLFVGGDNPDIVDKRNRLRKQIKANLMAAAASGKELEETASDDDALDVSEDDFFLSGSSSDEAEADDEWTDKSTREPASSASGKAASGMSSDEKNQRQISARVLMPPPRFLPPSRSHSVEKVDLSTSSNTSNSSRGPSSKNWRPVNAHGDPNSNLSSNSDARKPRRKRRPKKKKQA; encoded by the exons ATGGCCCATGGCGGCTATGCGAGGCGTCGGGTCGAGGAGCGGCGACCCCTCAGCCGGCGATCGAAGGGGATAGGGTTTGataagaagaggaagaagcacAAATCCGTCTCCCTCAAGAATCAGATCCGATCCGCCGAGCGGTTGCTCCGCAAG GACCTGCCAGCTGAAATCAGGCAGGCTCAGGAAAagaaattggaagaacttaagaAGCATCAGGAGATCCAAAGTCGACTAAGTATAGAACGCAAAATACAATTGAGAGAccgaaagataaaattttttg AGAGGCGAAAGATTGAGAGGATGATAAGGCGGCTTGAGAAACAACAACGTACTTCATCTGATCATACGTCGGAGGGGAAAATTTCTGATCAGCTTTCCAAATTAAGAGAAGATCTTGAATATGTCAGG TTCTTTCCTAAGACTGAGAAATATGTGTCTTTGTTTGTTGGTGGAGATAATCCTGATATTGTTGATAAGAGAAATAGGTTGCGTAAACAGATTAAAGCCAATCTCATGGCTGCCGCAGCTAGTGGAAAAGAATTAGAAG AAACAGCAAGTGATGATGATGCTTTAGATGTGAGTGAAGATGATTTCTTCTTGTCTGGAAGTTCAAGTGATGAAGCAGAGGCAGATGATGAATGGACTGATAAAAGTACTAG AGAACCAGCTTCAAGTGCTTCTGGCAAAGCAGCATCTGGCATGTccagtgatgaaaaaaatcag AGGCAAATATCAGCTCGAGTTCTCATGCCACCTCCTCGCTTCTTGCCTCCAAGCAGAAGCCATTCTGTAGAGAAGGTTGATCTGTCGACATCCAGCAACACATCAAATAGCAGTCGTGGCCCTTCCTCTAAAAACTGGAGACCTGTAAATGCGCATGGAGATCCTAACAGCAACCTGAGCTCAAATTCTGATGCTCGAAAACCTCGCCGGAAAAGAAGACCAAAGAAGAAAAAGCAG GCATGA
- the LOC105055821 gene encoding uncharacterized protein isoform X1 has product MAHGGYARRRVEERRPLSRRSKGIGFDKKRKKHKSVSLKNQIRSAERLLRKDLPAEIRQAQEKKLEELKKHQEIQSRLSIERKIQLRDRKIKFFAWYLLKLERRKIERMIRRLEKQQRTSSDHTSEGKISDQLSKLREDLEYVRFFPKTEKYVSLFVGGDNPDIVDKRNRLRKQIKANLMAAAASGKELEETASDDDALDVSEDDFFLSGSSSDEAEADDEWTDKSTREPASSASGKAASGMSSDEKNQRQISARVLMPPPRFLPPSRSHSVEKVDLSTSSNTSNSSRGPSSKNWRPVNAHGDPNSNLSSNSDARKPRRKRRPKKKKQA; this is encoded by the exons ATGGCCCATGGCGGCTATGCGAGGCGTCGGGTCGAGGAGCGGCGACCCCTCAGCCGGCGATCGAAGGGGATAGGGTTTGataagaagaggaagaagcacAAATCCGTCTCCCTCAAGAATCAGATCCGATCCGCCGAGCGGTTGCTCCGCAAG GACCTGCCAGCTGAAATCAGGCAGGCTCAGGAAAagaaattggaagaacttaagaAGCATCAGGAGATCCAAAGTCGACTAAGTATAGAACGCAAAATACAATTGAGAGAccgaaagataaaattttttg CATGGTATTTGCTCAAATTAGAGAGGCGAAAGATTGAGAGGATGATAAGGCGGCTTGAGAAACAACAACGTACTTCATCTGATCATACGTCGGAGGGGAAAATTTCTGATCAGCTTTCCAAATTAAGAGAAGATCTTGAATATGTCAGG TTCTTTCCTAAGACTGAGAAATATGTGTCTTTGTTTGTTGGTGGAGATAATCCTGATATTGTTGATAAGAGAAATAGGTTGCGTAAACAGATTAAAGCCAATCTCATGGCTGCCGCAGCTAGTGGAAAAGAATTAGAAG AAACAGCAAGTGATGATGATGCTTTAGATGTGAGTGAAGATGATTTCTTCTTGTCTGGAAGTTCAAGTGATGAAGCAGAGGCAGATGATGAATGGACTGATAAAAGTACTAG AGAACCAGCTTCAAGTGCTTCTGGCAAAGCAGCATCTGGCATGTccagtgatgaaaaaaatcag AGGCAAATATCAGCTCGAGTTCTCATGCCACCTCCTCGCTTCTTGCCTCCAAGCAGAAGCCATTCTGTAGAGAAGGTTGATCTGTCGACATCCAGCAACACATCAAATAGCAGTCGTGGCCCTTCCTCTAAAAACTGGAGACCTGTAAATGCGCATGGAGATCCTAACAGCAACCTGAGCTCAAATTCTGATGCTCGAAAACCTCGCCGGAAAAGAAGACCAAAGAAGAAAAAGCAG GCATGA